The following is a genomic window from Pirellulales bacterium.
GTGGTTCATCGAGCGCTTTCGGGGATGTGTCGATCGGATCGACATCGCCGATGCCACCGAGTTGGCCAACCGGCGCGGCAAGCGGCGGAAGAACGATCGCAACGACGCTCTGGACATCGCGCGTCGGCTGGCGCGCGGCGAGTGCCCCTTGGGTTTCATCGCCGACCCGGTCTTGATGCAGCTTCGCAAGCTCGGCCGGCACTGGCGGCAGTTGAGCCGGCTCTTGTCGCGTAGCAAGCATTCCATGAAATCGATGCTCAATGCGGCCAACCTGCGTGGACCCAGGTTCGACGGCGCCGCTGCTCAGCGTTGGCTGCTCTCCGACGGTCACTTGCTCGCGCCGGTGCAGCAACGAGCGTTCGCCGATTATCTGGACATCGTGATGCTGGTCGAACGGCATCGCGAGAAATTGCGGCGTGAGATCCTCTTGGCACCGCGCAGCGAAGCGTTCCTGAACACGCAGCTCCTTCTGCTGACCGTGCCGGGAATCGGCGACATCTGGGCCCTGATCATCGCCGCCGAGATCGGCCCGTTCGAGCGGTTTCCCAATGCCGACGCGCTCGAGTTTTGGGCCGGCCTGACCGCCGACCTGAAAGAATCGGCCGGCCGTACCCAGAGCGGCAACATCACCAAGGCCGGCTCGGTTCCATTGCGCTGGGCATTGTGCCAGGCGGCCATGACCTTGTGCCAGTGCGACGCCCGGCAGGAGGCGACCCGCCAGCGGCTCATCGCCCGCATCGGCAAGCCCAAGGCCAACGTGGCAATGGGTCGCCGGCTGCTGCGCACACTGTACGCGATGGTCCGCGACAAAAAGCCGTATCGCTGCGGCCAACCGATCGATCGCACGACGCGGCTGAACCAGGCCCGGGCGCGTAAGCGCCAACGCCCGG
Proteins encoded in this region:
- a CDS encoding IS110 family transposase encodes the protein MDANRVDFQSFVGVDLHKCTVTLAAVSPTGETIATLKISTKSVGKIEQWLLALPRPCHLAVEACPFVEWFIERFRGCVDRIDIADATELANRRGKRRKNDRNDALDIARRLARGECPLGFIADPVLMQLRKLGRHWRQLSRLLSRSKHSMKSMLNAANLRGPRFDGAAAQRWLLSDGHLLAPVQQRAFADYLDIVMLVERHREKLRREILLAPRSEAFLNTQLLLLTVPGIGDIWALIIAAEIGPFERFPNADALEFWAGLTADLKESAGRTQSGNITKAGSVPLRWALCQAAMTLCQCDARQEATRQRLIARIGKPKANVAMGRRLLRTLYAMVRDKKPYRCGQPIDRTTRLNQARARKRQRPAAA